A genomic window from Nocardioides rotundus includes:
- a CDS encoding DivIVA domain-containing protein, with product MMWLFAVLVVLALGGVAAVAAGRGRPMADEQPDRPDVLVPADGPLRGDDVRRVRFSLAFRGYRMDEVDALLDRLATQLEEREGPRGR from the coding sequence ATGATGTGGCTCTTCGCGGTCCTCGTGGTCCTCGCCCTCGGCGGCGTCGCGGCCGTGGCGGCCGGTCGCGGCCGGCCGATGGCCGACGAGCAGCCCGACCGGCCCGACGTGCTCGTGCCGGCCGACGGCCCGCTGCGCGGGGACGACGTACGGCGCGTCCGCTTCTCCCTGGCGTTCCGCGGCTATCGGATGGACGAGGTGGACGCGCTGCTCGACCGGCTGGCGACCCAGCTCGAGGAGCGCGAGGGACCCCGGGGGCGCTGA
- the dapE gene encoding succinyl-diaminopimelate desuccinylase: MKSGTDTTPAPVLDPATDVVTLTQQLVDIESVSRDEQAIADAVERAWSAYPHLTLTRRGHTIVARTDLGRGERVVVAGHLDTVPVNDNLPARREQTPDGEVLHGCGTCDMKGGDAVILKLAAELSEPVRDVTWILYEAEEIEERYNGLRLLAESDPELVRADFAILMEPSNAGVEAGCQGTLRVDVRTTGVRSHSARSWKGVNAIHGAAEVLNRLTAHEPRQPVIDGLTYHEGLNAVGISGGVAGNVVPDECVVSVNYRYAPDRSPEEAEAFVRDLFEGYDVTLTDLAPGAMPGLDRPAAQAFVEATGSEPGPKFGWTDVARFSALGIPAVNFGPGDPMFAHKADEHVRTEEIVHCEDVLRRWLTEPAGGEGGER, from the coding sequence GTGAAGAGCGGAACGGACACGACCCCGGCGCCGGTGCTCGACCCGGCCACCGACGTGGTCACGCTGACCCAGCAGCTGGTGGACATCGAGTCGGTCAGCCGCGACGAGCAGGCGATCGCCGACGCGGTGGAGCGGGCCTGGTCGGCGTACCCCCACCTCACCCTCACCCGGCGCGGCCACACGATCGTCGCCCGGACCGACCTAGGGCGCGGCGAGCGCGTCGTGGTCGCGGGCCACCTCGACACCGTCCCCGTCAACGACAACCTCCCCGCCCGGCGCGAGCAGACGCCCGACGGCGAGGTGCTGCACGGCTGCGGCACCTGCGACATGAAGGGCGGCGACGCGGTCATCCTCAAGCTCGCCGCCGAGCTCTCCGAGCCGGTCCGCGACGTCACCTGGATCCTCTACGAGGCCGAGGAGATCGAGGAGCGCTACAACGGGCTGCGGCTGCTCGCCGAGAGCGACCCCGAGCTGGTGCGGGCCGACTTCGCGATCCTGATGGAGCCCTCGAACGCGGGCGTCGAGGCCGGGTGCCAGGGCACCCTGCGGGTCGACGTCCGCACCACCGGCGTGCGCTCGCACTCGGCCCGGTCGTGGAAGGGCGTCAACGCGATCCACGGCGCCGCCGAGGTGCTCAACCGGCTCACCGCGCACGAGCCGCGGCAGCCGGTGATCGACGGCCTGACCTACCACGAGGGCCTCAACGCGGTCGGCATCAGCGGCGGGGTCGCCGGCAACGTGGTGCCCGACGAGTGCGTGGTGTCGGTGAACTACCGCTACGCGCCCGACCGCAGCCCCGAGGAGGCCGAGGCGTTCGTTCGCGACCTCTTCGAGGGGTACGACGTCACGCTGACCGACCTGGCCCCCGGCGCGATGCCCGGGCTGGACCGTCCGGCCGCGCAGGCCTTCGTCGAGGCCACCGGCAGCGAGCCCGGGCCCAAGTTCGGCTGGACGGACGTGGCCCGCTTCAGCGCCCTGGGGATCCCGGCGGTCAACTTCGGCCCGGGGGACCCGATGTTCGCGCACAAGGCCGACGAGCACGTGCGGACCGAGGAGATCGTGCACTGCGAGGATGTGCTGCGTCGCTGGCTCACCGAGCCGGCGGGCGGCGAGGGGGGAGAGCGATGA
- a CDS encoding enoyl-CoA hydratase-related protein, which translates to MTSETEQSSPPLLLDVTDGVATLTLNRPEAMNSLDVALKEALRDAVQQVAEDPAVRCVVLTGSGRAFCVGQDLKEHQAGLQGDDSVPLSDTVEQHYNPIVLALASMPKPVVAAVNGVAAGAGASLAFACDLRILADSAGFNLAFAGIGLSADTGSSWTLPRLVGRAKAIELLYFPRTLDAQTSLDLGLATQVVPAAQFEETVRELAVRLAAGPTVALGSIRQAIQFSSNHSLEESVAFEAEKMALTGGTADHRAAVDAFVRKEKPVFEGR; encoded by the coding sequence ATGACCTCGGAGACCGAACAGTCCTCGCCCCCGCTGCTCCTCGACGTCACCGACGGGGTGGCCACGCTGACGCTGAACCGGCCGGAGGCGATGAACAGCCTCGACGTCGCGCTCAAGGAGGCGCTGCGCGACGCGGTCCAGCAGGTGGCCGAGGACCCGGCCGTGCGCTGCGTGGTGCTCACCGGTTCCGGCCGCGCGTTCTGCGTCGGCCAGGACCTCAAGGAGCACCAGGCCGGCCTGCAGGGCGACGACTCGGTGCCGCTGTCGGACACCGTGGAGCAGCACTACAACCCCATCGTCCTCGCCCTCGCCTCGATGCCCAAGCCGGTCGTCGCGGCGGTCAACGGCGTCGCCGCCGGTGCCGGCGCCAGTCTGGCCTTCGCCTGCGACCTGCGGATCCTCGCCGACTCGGCCGGCTTCAACCTCGCCTTCGCCGGGATCGGCCTCTCCGCCGACACCGGCTCGTCGTGGACCCTGCCCCGGCTGGTCGGCCGCGCCAAGGCGATCGAGCTGCTCTACTTCCCGCGCACCCTGGACGCGCAGACCTCCCTCGACCTCGGCCTGGCGACCCAGGTGGTGCCCGCGGCGCAGTTCGAGGAGACGGTCCGCGAGCTCGCCGTACGCCTCGCCGCCGGGCCGACCGTGGCCCTCGGCTCGATCCGCCAGGCGATCCAGTTCTCCTCCAACCACTCGCTGGAGGAGTCGGTCGCGTTCGAGGCGGAGAAGATGGCGCTCACCGGCGGGACGGCTGACCATCGCGCCGCCGTGGACGCCTTCGTCCGCAAGGAGAAGCCGGTCTTCGAGGGACGCTGA
- a CDS encoding DMT family transporter: MTASRRPVGAPTEEAPFPYLPAAAFVVVWSSGYILGPLGVEAVDPFSLLAARFALATAVLMPLARWRRGPLRIDRSALVRVCLVGLMMNAVQFSFMFGAFRAGLEPTLGALLHSLSPVLTVVLAGLLLGERVRRVQVLGLAIGVAGVVLVLGPEVEQAGGPVGLTLALFGVLSLSLGTLGQRWIPPRVDPWWAAGLQFAVATPPLLALALLVERDPVHDPVQGAVVLVLLAVVNSVVGLVLLGAVVRRGGAGASSSIFFLMPPVTAVMAWAIFGDTLGLRELAGLVITVAGVALATRRPPRVAGRPGSTTPH; encoded by the coding sequence GTGACGGCGAGCAGGCGGCCGGTCGGCGCACCGACCGAGGAGGCGCCGTTCCCCTACCTGCCGGCCGCCGCGTTCGTGGTCGTCTGGTCCTCCGGATACATCCTCGGACCGCTCGGCGTGGAGGCGGTCGACCCGTTCAGCCTGCTCGCGGCCCGGTTCGCCCTGGCCACCGCCGTACTGATGCCCCTGGCCCGATGGCGCCGTGGCCCGCTGCGGATCGACCGGTCCGCGCTCGTGCGGGTGTGCTTGGTCGGGCTGATGATGAACGCAGTCCAGTTCAGCTTCATGTTCGGCGCCTTCCGCGCGGGGCTGGAGCCGACCCTGGGGGCGCTGCTGCACTCGCTGTCGCCCGTGCTCACGGTGGTCCTCGCCGGGCTGCTGCTCGGCGAGAGGGTCCGCCGGGTCCAGGTGCTCGGGCTGGCGATCGGCGTGGCCGGCGTGGTGTTGGTCCTCGGCCCGGAGGTCGAGCAGGCGGGCGGCCCGGTTGGGCTGACGCTCGCCCTGTTCGGCGTGCTCAGCCTGAGCCTGGGCACCCTCGGGCAGCGGTGGATCCCGCCGCGGGTGGATCCGTGGTGGGCGGCCGGGCTGCAGTTCGCCGTGGCCACGCCACCGCTGCTGGCGCTCGCGCTGCTCGTCGAGCGGGACCCGGTCCACGACCCTGTGCAGGGCGCGGTGGTGCTAGTGCTTCTCGCGGTCGTGAACTCCGTGGTGGGCCTGGTGCTGCTGGGCGCGGTCGTGCGGCGCGGCGGTGCGGGCGCCTCGTCGAGCATCTTCTTCCTCATGCCGCCGGTGACCGCGGTGATGGCGTGGGCGATCTTCGGCGACACCCTCGGGCTCCGCGAGCTGGCGGGCCTGGTGATCACCGTCGCCGGCGTCGCGCTCGCGACCCGGCGACCGCCGCGGGTCGCTGGCCGTCCCGGCTCGACGACGCCACACTGA
- a CDS encoding ABC transporter permease, producing the protein MSWHGVGTMAWIDLRTGWKGMLAWIVGLVGIMAVTGSSITSLYDTPEKLKGYADTLTGGAIYMINGRVAGVDTLGGVVASEFGSVVSFAVPLMAIALTSRATRKDEAAGRLELLLASAIGRHAPILAAVLVATAGLLATGLGCTAVMVAVGAAPGPSLLYGLAMAALGLFFVGVTAFAAQLVEHNRSVWGLALVVVVVSYLLRGVGSVQDSALVWASPHGWFDEVRSFGDDARMWPVLLTLGAGLTLVGLAFWLSTRRDVGSALIQSRGARPRASAFLRSPIGLAWRDHRGAIVGWTVGSAVLMGTYGSLSQEILDAIADNPALGDAMGATPGAADQLLATVMSTFLMMLAMLAAAFAVMALGSLRSEEESGRLEAQLSGPESRTAWLGVHLAIAALGLLIVGAAGALSLAAATAASTGDDAWFGEILRGAVRYLPAALVFLALTAAAFGLMGKARGPAWALFGVAAVVAYLGPGFDLPTWVVRASPFQSDGADLISAGADRTAIGVLLGVTAVLVLAALVGFRRRDIPRL; encoded by the coding sequence ATGAGCTGGCACGGCGTGGGCACGATGGCCTGGATCGACCTGCGCACCGGCTGGAAGGGCATGCTCGCCTGGATCGTCGGTCTCGTCGGGATCATGGCCGTCACGGGCTCCTCGATCACCTCGCTCTACGACACCCCGGAGAAGCTGAAGGGGTACGCCGACACGCTCACCGGCGGGGCGATCTACATGATCAACGGGCGGGTCGCCGGGGTGGACACCCTCGGCGGCGTGGTGGCCAGCGAGTTCGGCTCGGTGGTGAGCTTCGCCGTACCCCTCATGGCGATCGCGCTCACCTCCCGCGCCACCCGGAAGGACGAGGCCGCCGGGCGGCTGGAGCTGCTGCTGGCCTCCGCGATCGGCCGGCACGCGCCCATCCTCGCCGCGGTCCTGGTGGCGACGGCCGGGCTGCTCGCGACCGGGCTGGGGTGTACGGCGGTGATGGTCGCCGTCGGCGCCGCGCCGGGGCCGAGCCTCCTCTACGGCCTGGCGATGGCGGCCCTGGGCCTCTTCTTCGTCGGGGTCACCGCGTTCGCTGCGCAGCTGGTCGAGCACAACCGGTCCGTGTGGGGACTGGCGCTGGTGGTCGTGGTCGTCTCCTACCTGCTGCGCGGCGTCGGGTCGGTGCAGGACAGCGCCCTGGTGTGGGCCTCCCCGCACGGCTGGTTCGACGAGGTGCGCTCCTTCGGCGACGACGCCCGGATGTGGCCGGTGCTGCTGACCCTCGGGGCCGGCCTGACGCTGGTCGGGCTGGCCTTCTGGCTGAGCACGCGGCGCGACGTCGGCAGTGCGCTGATCCAGTCGCGCGGCGCGCGGCCGCGGGCATCGGCGTTCCTCCGCAGCCCCATCGGGCTGGCGTGGCGGGACCACCGCGGCGCGATCGTGGGCTGGACCGTCGGCAGCGCCGTCCTGATGGGCACCTACGGCTCGCTGTCGCAGGAGATCCTGGACGCGATCGCCGACAACCCGGCGCTCGGGGACGCCATGGGCGCGACGCCCGGCGCGGCGGACCAGCTGCTGGCCACGGTGATGTCGACCTTCCTGATGATGCTGGCGATGCTCGCGGCGGCCTTCGCGGTGATGGCGCTCGGGTCCCTGCGCAGCGAGGAGGAGTCCGGCCGGCTGGAGGCGCAGCTCTCGGGCCCCGAGTCGCGCACCGCCTGGCTCGGCGTACACCTCGCGATCGCCGCCCTCGGCCTGCTCATCGTCGGTGCCGCCGGCGCCCTGTCCCTGGCCGCCGCCACCGCCGCCTCGACCGGGGACGACGCGTGGTTCGGCGAGATCCTGCGCGGCGCGGTGCGCTACCTGCCCGCCGCGCTGGTCTTCCTCGCCCTCACCGCCGCGGCCTTCGGACTGATGGGCAAGGCCCGCGGCCCGGCCTGGGCGCTCTTCGGGGTCGCGGCCGTGGTGGCCTACCTCGGCCCCGGCTTCGACCTGCCGACGTGGGTGGTGCGCGCCTCGCCCTTCCAGTCGGACGGCGCCGACCTGATCTCGGCGGGCGCCGACCGCACCGCCATCGGCGTCCTCCTCGGCGTCACCGCCGTCCTCGTTCTCGCCGCCCTCGTCGGGTTCCGCCGCCGCGACATCCCCCGCCTCTGA
- the ileS gene encoding isoleucine--tRNA ligase, which yields MTYPKVSHLAEDAVASGVPSSPRFPAIEEKVLDYWDADDTFRASVEQRPAGENGENEFVFYDGPPFANGLPHYGHLLTGYVKDLIPRYRTMRGQRVERRFGWDTHGLPAELEAMRLNGIKTTDEILELGIERFNAACRESVLKYTGEWRDYVTRQARWVDFDNDYKTMNPEFMESVIWAFQQLHEKGLIYEGFRVLPYCWNDETPLSNHELRMDDEVYQMRQDPAVTVGLRLDDTGTDPVLDGALALVWTTTPWTLPSNLAVMVGEDIEYVVVEAAVPGTEETARYLLAEPRLAAYSRELGEEPTVVGRYRGADLVGRAYTPPFSYYLGHENAFRLVPAEFVTTTDGTGLVHTAGAFGEDDKVVTDREGIDPVMPVGKDGRFTAPVVDYEGLLVFDANLQIIDSLKETTRAFADEEGGVGGVTGGTVLLRRETYDHSYPHCWRCKQPLIYKGVSSWFVAVTAVKERLLELNQEIRWVPDHIKDGMFGKWLENARDWSITRNRFWGSPVPVWKSDDPAYPRLDVYGSFEELERDFGRLPVDADGNPDLHRPFIDELTRPNPDDPTGRSTMRRVPDVLDVWFDSGSMSFAQVHYPFENTDWFEDHFPGDFIVEYIGQTRGWFYTLHILAGAIFDRPAFETCVSHGIVLGNDGQKMSKSLRNYPDVREVFDRDGADAMRWFLMSSPILRGGNLIVTEQGIRDSVRQVLIPLWNSWYFFSLYANAAGERGYDARHRTDSANPMDRYLLAKTREFVEAMTEQLDNYEVAAACDSTRSFLDVLTNWYIRRSRERFWAADGRVDEDAFDTLYTVLETVARATAPLMPLVTEEVWRGLTGGRSVHLTDWPSVDGLPADADLVAAMDKVREVCSAGSALRKGAGLRNRLPLPSLTVVVADPAALSGFEPLIADELNVKQVRLVDLGSDEAASYGVQQRLTVNARAAGPRLGKDVQAAIRGAKSGDWSVAEDGTVTAGGLELVEGEYTLETVAGGEGATGVLPGGGFVVLDTDVTPELEAEGTARDLVRSVQQARREAGLDVSDRIALTVTGPEPVLSAARAHEALLAAETLATSVDYADAPATAVRVARA from the coding sequence ATGACCTACCCGAAGGTCTCCCACCTCGCCGAGGACGCCGTGGCGTCCGGCGTCCCCTCCAGCCCGCGCTTCCCCGCGATCGAGGAGAAGGTGCTGGACTACTGGGACGCCGACGACACGTTCCGCGCCAGCGTCGAGCAGCGCCCGGCGGGGGAGAACGGCGAGAACGAGTTCGTCTTCTACGACGGCCCGCCGTTCGCCAACGGCCTCCCGCACTACGGCCACCTGCTCACCGGCTACGTCAAGGACCTGATCCCGCGCTACCGGACGATGCGCGGCCAGCGCGTGGAGCGGCGCTTCGGCTGGGACACCCACGGCCTGCCCGCCGAGCTCGAGGCGATGCGCCTCAACGGGATCAAGACCACCGACGAGATCCTCGAGCTGGGCATCGAGAGGTTCAACGCCGCCTGCCGGGAGTCGGTGCTGAAGTACACCGGCGAGTGGCGCGACTACGTCACCCGCCAGGCCCGCTGGGTCGACTTCGACAACGACTACAAGACGATGAACCCCGAGTTCATGGAGTCGGTCATCTGGGCCTTCCAGCAGCTGCACGAGAAGGGCCTGATCTACGAGGGCTTCCGCGTGCTGCCCTACTGCTGGAACGACGAGACGCCGCTGTCCAACCACGAGCTGCGGATGGACGACGAGGTCTACCAGATGCGGCAGGACCCGGCGGTCACCGTCGGGCTGCGGCTGGACGACACCGGCACCGACCCGGTCCTCGACGGGGCGCTGGCCCTGGTCTGGACGACCACGCCGTGGACGCTGCCGTCGAACCTCGCGGTCATGGTCGGCGAGGACATCGAGTACGTCGTCGTCGAGGCCGCCGTGCCCGGCACCGAGGAGACCGCTCGCTACCTGCTCGCCGAGCCGCGCCTGGCGGCGTACTCCCGCGAGCTCGGCGAGGAGCCGACCGTGGTCGGCCGCTACCGCGGCGCGGACCTGGTCGGGCGGGCCTACACCCCGCCGTTCTCCTACTACCTGGGCCACGAGAACGCCTTCCGGCTGGTCCCGGCGGAGTTCGTCACCACCACCGACGGAACCGGCCTGGTGCACACCGCCGGCGCCTTCGGTGAGGACGACAAGGTGGTCACCGACCGCGAGGGCATCGACCCGGTGATGCCGGTCGGCAAGGACGGCCGGTTCACCGCGCCGGTCGTCGACTACGAGGGGCTGCTGGTCTTCGACGCGAACCTGCAGATCATCGACTCGCTCAAGGAGACCACCCGGGCGTTCGCGGACGAGGAGGGCGGCGTCGGCGGCGTCACCGGCGGCACGGTGCTGCTGCGGCGGGAGACCTACGACCACTCCTACCCGCACTGCTGGCGCTGCAAGCAGCCGCTGATCTACAAGGGCGTCTCGTCCTGGTTCGTCGCGGTGACCGCGGTCAAGGAGCGGCTGCTGGAGCTCAACCAGGAGATCCGCTGGGTGCCCGACCACATCAAGGACGGGATGTTCGGCAAGTGGCTGGAGAACGCCCGCGACTGGTCGATCACCCGCAACCGGTTCTGGGGCTCCCCGGTGCCGGTGTGGAAGTCCGACGACCCGGCCTACCCCCGGCTCGACGTCTACGGCTCCTTCGAGGAGCTCGAGCGCGACTTCGGCCGGCTCCCCGTGGACGCCGACGGCAACCCGGACCTGCACCGCCCGTTCATCGACGAGCTCACCCGGCCCAACCCCGACGACCCGACGGGCCGGTCGACGATGCGCCGGGTGCCCGACGTGCTGGACGTGTGGTTCGACTCCGGCTCGATGAGCTTCGCCCAGGTGCACTACCCGTTCGAGAACACCGACTGGTTCGAGGACCACTTCCCCGGCGACTTCATCGTCGAGTACATCGGCCAGACCCGCGGCTGGTTCTACACCCTGCACATCCTGGCCGGCGCGATCTTCGACCGGCCCGCGTTCGAGACCTGCGTCAGCCACGGCATCGTGCTGGGCAACGACGGCCAGAAGATGTCGAAGTCGCTGCGCAACTACCCCGACGTGCGGGAGGTCTTCGACCGCGACGGCGCCGACGCGATGCGCTGGTTCCTCATGTCCTCGCCGATCCTGCGCGGCGGCAACCTGATCGTCACCGAGCAGGGCATCCGCGACTCGGTGCGGCAGGTGCTGATCCCGCTGTGGAACAGCTGGTACTTCTTCTCCCTCTACGCCAACGCGGCGGGGGAGCGGGGGTACGACGCCCGCCACCGGACGGACAGCGCGAACCCGATGGACCGCTACCTGCTGGCCAAGACCCGCGAGTTCGTCGAGGCGATGACCGAGCAGCTGGACAACTACGAGGTGGCTGCGGCGTGCGACAGCACGCGGTCCTTCCTCGACGTCCTGACGAACTGGTACATCCGCCGCTCCCGCGAGCGCTTCTGGGCCGCCGACGGCCGGGTGGACGAGGACGCCTTCGACACGCTGTACACCGTGCTGGAGACGGTCGCCCGCGCCACCGCGCCGCTGATGCCGCTGGTGACCGAGGAGGTCTGGCGCGGCCTGACCGGCGGACGGTCGGTGCACCTCACCGACTGGCCGTCGGTGGACGGCCTGCCGGCCGACGCCGACCTGGTGGCGGCCATGGACAAGGTCCGCGAGGTCTGCTCGGCGGGCTCGGCGCTGCGCAAGGGCGCGGGGCTGCGCAACCGGCTCCCCCTGCCGTCGCTGACCGTGGTGGTCGCCGACCCGGCCGCGCTGTCCGGCTTCGAGCCGCTGATCGCCGACGAGCTCAACGTCAAGCAGGTGCGGCTGGTCGACCTCGGCAGCGACGAGGCGGCGTCGTACGGCGTGCAGCAGCGGCTCACCGTCAACGCCCGCGCCGCCGGCCCGCGGCTCGGCAAGGACGTGCAGGCGGCGATCCGCGGCGCGAAGTCCGGCGACTGGTCGGTGGCCGAGGACGGCACCGTGACCGCCGGCGGGCTCGAGCTGGTCGAGGGGGAGTACACCCTCGAGACGGTCGCGGGCGGCGAGGGCGCCACCGGCGTGCTGCCCGGCGGCGGCTTCGTCGTGCTGGACACCGACGTCACGCCCGAGCTCGAGGCCGAGGGCACCGCCCGCGACCTGGTGCGGTCGGTGCAGCAGGCCCGCCGGGAGGCCGGCCTGGACGTCTCGGACCGGATCGCGCTCACCGTCACCGGTCCCGAGCCGGTGCTGTCGGCCGCCCGGGCGCACGAGGCGCTGCTCGCCGCGGAGACGCTGGCGACGTCGGTGGACTACGCCGACGCCCCCGCCACCGCGGTGCGGGTCGCCCGGGCGTGA
- a CDS encoding LOG family protein, which produces MTTERGQDQPTERMKYKGPELMRRSQVDGSTTDQRLLDTRGPSDWVHTDPWRVMRIQSEFVEGFGALAELGPAIGVFGSARTAPDHPYYAMAEEVGAKLVQAGFAVITGGGPGAMKAANKGASEAGGVSVGLGIELPFETGLNRWVDKGINFRYFFARKTMFVKYAQGFVVLPGGLGTFDELFEALTLRQTGKITQFPIVLLGTSYWSGLLDWLRDTVAAEGKISPADLDMMTLTDDVDEAVRIMVEATDHDLAGDGVGRRDDGE; this is translated from the coding sequence ATGACGACCGAGCGCGGGCAGGACCAGCCCACCGAGCGGATGAAGTACAAGGGCCCGGAGCTGATGCGCCGCTCCCAGGTGGACGGCAGCACCACCGACCAGCGGCTGCTGGACACCCGCGGGCCCAGCGACTGGGTGCACACCGACCCGTGGCGGGTCATGCGGATCCAGTCCGAGTTCGTCGAGGGCTTCGGCGCCCTGGCCGAGCTCGGCCCGGCCATCGGCGTCTTCGGGTCGGCCCGCACCGCGCCCGACCACCCCTACTACGCGATGGCCGAGGAGGTCGGCGCCAAGCTGGTGCAGGCCGGCTTCGCGGTGATCACCGGGGGCGGCCCGGGCGCGATGAAGGCGGCGAACAAGGGCGCGTCCGAGGCCGGCGGGGTCTCGGTCGGCCTCGGCATCGAGCTGCCCTTCGAGACCGGCCTCAACCGCTGGGTCGACAAGGGGATCAACTTCCGCTACTTCTTCGCCCGCAAGACCATGTTCGTCAAGTACGCCCAGGGCTTCGTCGTCCTGCCCGGCGGGCTGGGCACCTTCGACGAGCTGTTCGAGGCCCTCACCCTGCGCCAGACCGGCAAGATCACCCAGTTCCCGATCGTGCTGCTGGGGACGTCGTACTGGTCCGGCCTGCTCGACTGGCTGCGGGACACCGTGGCGGCGGAGGGCAAGATCTCGCCGGCCGACCTGGACATGATGACGCTGACCGACGACGTCGACGAGGCGGTGCGGATCATGGTCGAGGCGACCGACCACGACCTCGCCGGCGACGGCGTCGGCCGCCGGGACGACGGGGAGTGA
- a CDS encoding ABC transporter ATP-binding protein yields MSTSGEALIRVSDLRKEFGTITALDGLDLEVRRREVHGFLGPNGAGKSTTIRILLGLMRADGGVAELFGADPWHDAVRLHRRLAYVPGDVTLWPGLTGGQCVDVLARAHGGIDETRRAELIERFDLDPTKRARDYSKGNRQKVSLVAALASDVELLVLDEPTSGLDPLMEEVFQQVVSERRDEGVTVLLSSHILGEVEALADRVSIIRAGRTVTSGTLTDLRRHTHSAVRAVTDRAPEGLDGLPGVLDVELTENDGRTEVHASAEPDAVGPLVGLLHAAGIHTLTVTPPSLDDLFLQAYQGQAATGAREQESVR; encoded by the coding sequence ATGAGCACGAGCGGAGAGGCGCTGATCCGGGTCAGCGACCTGCGCAAGGAGTTCGGCACGATCACCGCGCTGGACGGACTGGACCTCGAGGTGCGCCGCAGGGAGGTGCACGGCTTCCTCGGCCCCAACGGTGCCGGGAAGTCCACCACCATCCGGATCCTGCTGGGGCTGATGCGCGCCGACGGCGGGGTCGCCGAGCTCTTCGGAGCCGACCCGTGGCACGACGCGGTCCGGCTGCACCGTCGGCTGGCCTATGTCCCCGGCGACGTCACGCTGTGGCCGGGGCTCACCGGCGGCCAGTGCGTCGACGTGCTCGCCCGGGCCCACGGCGGGATCGACGAGACCCGGCGCGCGGAGCTGATCGAGCGCTTCGACCTCGACCCGACGAAGCGGGCGCGGGACTACTCCAAGGGCAACCGGCAGAAGGTCTCGCTGGTCGCCGCGCTCGCCTCCGACGTGGAGCTGCTCGTCCTCGACGAGCCCACCTCGGGGCTGGACCCGCTGATGGAGGAGGTCTTCCAGCAGGTGGTCTCCGAGCGGCGCGACGAGGGCGTCACCGTGCTGCTCTCCTCCCACATCCTGGGCGAGGTGGAGGCGCTGGCCGACCGGGTCTCGATCATCCGCGCCGGCCGGACCGTCACCTCTGGCACCCTCACCGACCTGCGCCGGCACACGCACAGCGCCGTCCGCGCCGTCACCGACCGCGCCCCCGAGGGGCTGGACGGCCTGCCGGGCGTGCTGGACGTCGAGCTCACCGAGAACGACGGCCGCACCGAGGTGCACGCCTCGGCCGAGCCGGACGCAGTCGGGCCGCTCGTCGGGCTGCTGCACGCCGCCGGCATCCACACCCTGACCGTCACGCCGCCCAGCCTGGACGACCTGTTCCTGCAGGCCTACCAGGGGCAGGCCGCCACCGGCGCTCGCGAGCAGGAGAGCGTGCGATGA
- a CDS encoding TetR/AcrR family transcriptional regulator, with the protein MRSTESDLTAKAQIRDTALRLFAHDGFDAVSVRRIATEAGVSPGLVLHHFGSKAGLRQAVDEYVIASFDDLVGEPTEEEVVAALEGTDTRGLDLFIEQMSFEPHVLDYLRRMLLTDDDAARRLVRHWHEMSVRMLGQWAERGVLDPGPDLPVRAALLLSADLGVILLRGALTDVLGFDPLAPDGVRRWAADSYALTSLMLTEEGAALAEPTNDPETDTRKGTR; encoded by the coding sequence ATGCGTTCAACCGAGAGCGACCTCACCGCGAAGGCGCAGATCCGCGACACCGCGCTGCGGCTCTTCGCCCACGACGGCTTCGACGCGGTGAGCGTGCGGCGGATCGCCACCGAGGCGGGTGTCTCCCCCGGCCTGGTGTTGCACCACTTCGGCAGCAAGGCCGGGCTGCGCCAGGCCGTCGACGAGTATGTGATCGCCTCCTTCGACGACCTGGTCGGCGAGCCCACCGAGGAGGAGGTCGTCGCCGCGCTCGAGGGCACGGACACCCGCGGCCTGGACCTGTTCATCGAGCAGATGTCCTTCGAGCCCCACGTGCTGGACTACCTGCGCCGGATGCTGCTCACCGACGACGACGCGGCGCGGCGGCTGGTGCGGCACTGGCACGAGATGTCGGTCCGGATGCTCGGCCAGTGGGCCGAGCGCGGGGTGCTCGACCCCGGGCCCGACCTGCCGGTCCGGGCCGCGCTGCTGCTCAGCGCCGACCTCGGGGTGATCCTGCTGCGCGGCGCGCTGACCGACGTACTCGGCTTCGACCCGCTGGCCCCCGACGGCGTCCGCCGCTGGGCGGCCGACAGCTACGCCCTCACCTCGCTGATGCTCACCGAGGAGGGCGCCGCGCTCGCCGAGCCGACGAACGACCCCGAGACCGACACGAGGAAGGGAACCCGATGA